The genomic region AACTAGACAAGTTTTCGCTAGAAGGTAAAGCTCAGTGGGCAAAAATCTTCCAGGACTTAACTGCCAGTATTGACTCTTTAGGACTATGCTTATTCACCTCTTTTGCTCTAGGTCCTGAAGATTATGCAGACCTTTATAACGCAGTTTGTGGAACCGATCATACAGCTGAAACTATTTTAGAGGCTGGAGATAGAATTTGGAATATAGAAAAACTATTTAACCTAGAAGCTGGTATAGATAAAAAACAAGATAAGCTGCCAAAGAGGCTTTTAGAAGAGCCAATTCCAGATGGTCCTTCAAAAGGATGGACCCATAAGCTAGATGAGCTACTTCCTGAATACTATGAAGTTAGAGGTTGGGATAAAGAAGGAGTTCCTACTAAAGATAAGCTAAAACAACTAGATATTTAACATTTAAACTTATGCTACAAAAAAGGACTTCCTTTTGGGAGGTCCTTTTTGCTAAATAGCTTATAAGAATATATTAGCGCTATAATATGGTGCTTCACCATCAAGTTATAATTGTGTTTGGGCAAGAAAATTAGTAGTTTGTCCAAGGAGGTGGAAAGTGTGAAGATAGAAGTTAGACTTTTTGCTACACTGAGAGAAGGGCGTTGGAAAAAGAACACTATGACCTTCTCTAATGGCAGCGTTACACCGACAGTAATAGCAGAAGAATTAAAAATTGATAAGAGCGATATAGCGATACTTTTAGTTAATGGAAGAGATGGCACACTAGATACTGAGCTATCTAATGGAGATGTTGTATCTATTTTTCCACCGGTGGGGGGAGGATAAGATGCAAAGATATGTTAAAAACATGAATATGCTTTCAATAGAAGAGAACAAAAAGTTAAAAAAGTTTAAGGTATGTGTTGTTGGCTGTGGTGGCTTAGGAGGATATATTGTAGAAATGCTTGTCAGGTTAGGTATTGGGCATATTACCGTAGTTGACTATGATAAATTCGATGAGACAAACCTAAACCGTCAGCTTTTATCTGATGTAAAGAATTTAGGCAACCTAAAATCTGAAGCAGCTAAACATAGAGCGGAACTTGTCAATCCAGATATCAAAGTAGAAACAGTTAACAAAAGGTTTGATAGCAAAAACGGAGAAAAAATCCTTAAAGAACATGATGTTGTGATTGATGCATTAGACAACATTGAAACTAGGCTTTTACTGCAAGAAATAGCCAAAGAACTTCAAATACCTTTAGTACATGGAGCTATAGCTGGGTGGTATGGTCAAGTTACAACCATCCTACCAGGAGATGACACCTTAAATAGAATTTACGATAAGTCACAAAACAAAGGAGTTGAAGAAGATTTGGGAAATCCATCATTTACTCCAGCCTTAGTGGCTTCGATTCAGGTAAGCGAAACTTTAAAACTTCTAATAACAAGAGGGGACTTATTAAGAAAGAAGTTATTAAATATCAACACATTTGACCAAGAGTATGACGTAATACAATTAAGTTAATGAAAGTGGCTGTCTCTTTAGGAAATAATATTCCTGTTTTGAGACAGCCTTTTACACGTCTTAAAGTCAAAATTAGAGGGTTAAAACACTTTTGGGAGAAATTTAAATTAAACCGAATAAATTAAAAAAAAATGCAATTTTACTTTAAAGGCTATACAACAGAGGAGATATCAAAGATTTTAGGGAAAAAACAAAATACAATATCATCGTGGTTGCATAGAGCTAGAAAGAAGCTCAAAGTGGAGCTTCAGGGGGGTGGCACTGATGCAACAGCATCCTTATACTAAATATATGGAAAAGATAAAAGCATCGGATAAATTTAAAAAAGAAACCCAAAAAAATGATTAAAGTTAATCGCCGCAAAGATAAGGTTTTGCGTAATATTTTAACAAGGGTTGCAATGTTAATTGTTTTTATTATAATTTTGGGTATTTTACTATATAAAATAGGAAGTAATGAAGTTGAAAATATGAAACGAGTCCCACCACTTTAAGAGATACAAATATACAAATTACCCAAGAAAAATCTAAGTACGAGATTAGTGTCATATTAGAAAAAGGAGGAGGAAAATGGTAAAAAGGAATTTTGTTTTTCTTATTGTAGGGCTTATTATGATTTTTAGTGTTGGGTGTTCAAATGACGTAGTAAAAGAAGACCTAGAAGACTATCTTTATAAGTACAGAACTTTTCTGAACGACAATCAGCAAGCCTTTGATGCATACGGTGACGCTTGGGAAGATTATAATTAAGGAAAGTTAAGTAATGAGGAGTTTGCTAAGATAATAGAACACGAAGTGTTATCCTTATCAGAGCAGATGCTATCGGATTAAAAAGATATAACACCTAAGATAGATGAGGTAAAAGAACTTCATAACCACTATGTAAATGGACAGAGTCTGTTCAAAGAAATGCAAATTTCTATGACAGATCCTAAAAACTTAGATGATTTTGCAAAGATTAACACGTTATATTATGAGTCAAGCGAAGCTATGCAAGATTTTGCTGAC from Proteinivorax hydrogeniformans harbors:
- a CDS encoding MoaD/ThiS family protein, which encodes MKIEVRLFATLREGRWKKNTMTFSNGSVTPTVIAEELKIDKSDIAILLVNGRDGTLDTELSNGDVVSIFPPVGGG
- a CDS encoding HesA/MoeB/ThiF family protein — its product is MQRYVKNMNMLSIEENKKLKKFKVCVVGCGGLGGYIVEMLVRLGIGHITVVDYDKFDETNLNRQLLSDVKNLGNLKSEAAKHRAELVNPDIKVETVNKRFDSKNGEKILKEHDVVIDALDNIETRLLLQEIAKELQIPLVHGAIAGWYGQVTTILPGDDTLNRIYDKSQNKGVEEDLGNPSFTPALVASIQVSETLKLLITRGDLLRKKLLNINTFDQEYDVIQLS
- a CDS encoding sigma-70 family RNA polymerase sigma factor — encoded protein: MQFYFKGYTTEEISKILGKKQNTISSWLHRARKKLKVELQGGGTDATASLY